The region TATAAAAAAACCCGTAGAGTTAGTTGGAATAGGACTTCATAAGGGAACTCCTGTTCGCTTAAGATTAGAACCTTTAGAATCAAATAGCGGAATAATTTTTTATAGAAGTGATGTAGATGTAGCTATTGCACTTACTCCAAATAACGTAGTGGATACAAAAATGGCTACAGTGATTGGTAAAGATGGTATTGTAATCTCTACTATAGAACATATGCTCTCAGCTGTTTATGCTTATGGAATTGATAATTTAAAAGTAATCGTAGATGCTGATGAAATCCCTGTTATGGATGGAAGTAGTGCAAGTTTTTGTATGCTTTTAGATGAAGCGGGTATTTCTGAACTTGATAAACCTAAAAAAATAATGCGTATAAAAAAAGAGATTATGGTTCAAGAGGGTGAAAAGTATGTAAAACTTTCTCCATCACCAGATTTAAAGTATGATTTTACTATTAAGTTTCCTCATCCAGTAATAAATAAACAAGAGTATGTATTGGAATTTACTAAAGAAAGTTATAAAAAAGAGATAGCTAGGGCTAGAACTTTTGGTTTTTTACATGAAGTTCAATATCTACGCTCAAAAGGCTTAGCCTTAGGTGGAACATTAGATAATGCTATTGTTTTAGATGATAAAAAGATACTAAATCCAGAAGGTTTAAGATTTCCAGATGAATTTGTAAGACATAAAATCTTAGATGCTATTGGTGATATGTCTTTAATTGGTATGAACTTTATAGGTAATTATGAAGCCTTGGCAGGTAGTCATGATTTAAATCATAAACTTACGATAGAACTTCTTAAAAATCCTGAAAACTATGAAGTTGTAGAACTTGTGGGTGAAAAAATGGCAGAGTTAGAAAAAGCATATGCTTGATAAAGTGGATGTGGTTTTAGTTGCACTCTCTTCACCTATTAAAGTAGGTATATATAAAGATAAAAAACTTATAGAAACTATACAAAGTCAAGAGAAAAGTTCTGAAGTTTTACCAAAAATTTATGAAGATATTTTAAAAAGATTTGATGTTGAAAATCTTTTTTATGCAAATGGACCTGGCAGTTTTATGGCTATAAAAGTTGCATATATATTTTTAAAATCTTTAAGCATTTTAAAAAAAATACCACTTTTTGCAACAGATGCATTTTATTTTAATGAAAATAGACCTATAAAAGCGATTGGAAAGCTATATTTTGTTAAAATTTCATCAGAAATAAAAACTCAAAAATTAGAAATAGCACCAAGTGTGGAATTTAAGCTCCAAGATGTGCTTGATTATAATGAGTTTAGTACAACAACTACCCCTATTTATGGTATTGGGGCTGTAGGATAGGAAAATAATTGACAATAATTGTACCAGCAACAAGTGCGAATCTAGGACCTGGATTTGACTCTTTAGGTTTAGCGGTGGATTTGCAAAATAAAGTAGAATTTCACCCATCTAAGTTTTTTAGTGTTTGTATAAAAGGTGAGGGTGAAAATAATCCTAGACTAAAAGGTAATAATCTTTTTGTTAGCATCTTTAATGATCATTACAATAGACTGACTCAAAAAAAGCAAAATTTTAAATTTACTTTTTACAATCAAATTCCTATGTCAAGAGGACTTGGAAGTTCTTCGGCTGTAATTGTAAGTGCGATTGCTAGTGCCCATGAAGCTGCAGGTATTA is a window of uncultured Sulfurimonas sp. DNA encoding:
- the lpxC gene encoding UDP-3-O-acyl-N-acetylglucosamine deacetylase — protein: MYQTTIKKPVELVGIGLHKGTPVRLRLEPLESNSGIIFYRSDVDVAIALTPNNVVDTKMATVIGKDGIVISTIEHMLSAVYAYGIDNLKVIVDADEIPVMDGSSASFCMLLDEAGISELDKPKKIMRIKKEIMVQEGEKYVKLSPSPDLKYDFTIKFPHPVINKQEYVLEFTKESYKKEIARARTFGFLHEVQYLRSKGLALGGTLDNAIVLDDKKILNPEGLRFPDEFVRHKILDAIGDMSLIGMNFIGNYEALAGSHDLNHKLTIELLKNPENYEVVELVGEKMAELEKAYA